One window from the genome of Streptomyces cadmiisoli encodes:
- a CDS encoding TetR/AcrR family transcriptional regulator, which produces MAEHRSMQRAALLDAARSLLSEGGTEALTFPALAERTGLARSSVYEYFRSRAAVVEELCEVDFPVWAAEVSAAMERVGEPEAKVEAYVRKQLELVGDRRHRAVVAISASELDAGAREKIRAAHGGLISMIVDALGGMGHKEPRLAAMLLQGVVDSAVRRIELGAAEEPSVVTEAAVGMALRGVRG; this is translated from the coding sequence GTGGCCGAGCACCGGTCGATGCAGCGAGCCGCCCTGCTGGACGCGGCCCGTTCCCTGCTGTCCGAGGGTGGGACGGAGGCGCTGACCTTCCCCGCCCTCGCCGAGCGGACGGGGCTCGCGCGGTCGTCCGTGTACGAGTACTTCCGGTCACGGGCCGCCGTGGTCGAGGAGCTGTGCGAGGTCGACTTCCCGGTCTGGGCGGCGGAGGTGTCGGCCGCCATGGAGCGGGTCGGCGAGCCGGAGGCCAAGGTCGAGGCGTATGTGCGCAAGCAACTCGAGCTGGTCGGGGACCGGCGCCACCGGGCCGTGGTGGCGATCTCCGCGAGCGAGCTGGATGCGGGCGCGCGGGAGAAGATCCGGGCGGCGCACGGCGGGCTGATCTCGATGATCGTCGATGCCCTGGGGGGCATGGGGCACAAGGAGCCCCGGCTCGCGGCGATGCTGCTGCAAGGGGTCGTCGACTCGGCGGTGCGCCGGATCGAGCTGGGGGCGGCGGAGGAGCCGTCGGTCGTGACGGAGGCGGCGGTGGGGATGGCGCTGCGCGGCGTTCGCGGTTGA
- the whiG gene encoding RNA polymerase sigma factor WhiG, giving the protein MPQHTSGSDRAAIPPAARDGGSVRPPAPSTLDELWRSYKATGDERLREQLILHYSPLVKYVAGRVSVGLPPNVEQADFVSSGVFGLIDAIEKFDIDREIKFETYAITRIRGAMIDELRALDWIPRSVRQKARNVERAYATLEARLRRTPSEGEVAAELGIAIDELHAVFSQLSLANVVALEELLHVGGEDGDGLSFMDTLEDTAADNPVEVAEDRELRRFLARAINTLPEREKTVVTLYYYEGLTLAEIGNVLGVTESRVSQIHTKSVLQLRAKLAGFGR; this is encoded by the coding sequence ATGCCCCAGCACACCTCCGGGTCCGACCGGGCGGCGATCCCCCCAGCCGCCCGTGACGGTGGCAGCGTGCGGCCCCCCGCTCCCTCGACGCTCGACGAGCTGTGGCGGTCGTACAAGGCGACGGGGGACGAGCGGCTGCGGGAGCAGCTGATCCTGCACTACTCACCGCTCGTGAAGTACGTGGCCGGCCGGGTGAGCGTGGGGCTGCCGCCCAACGTCGAACAGGCGGACTTCGTGTCGTCCGGGGTCTTCGGTCTGATCGACGCGATCGAGAAGTTCGACATCGACCGGGAGATCAAGTTCGAGACGTACGCGATCACTCGGATCCGCGGCGCGATGATCGACGAGCTCCGGGCGCTGGACTGGATCCCGCGGTCCGTGCGGCAGAAGGCGCGCAACGTGGAGCGGGCGTACGCGACGCTGGAGGCACGGCTGCGGCGGACGCCGTCCGAGGGGGAGGTGGCCGCCGAGCTGGGCATCGCGATCGACGAACTCCACGCCGTGTTCAGCCAGTTGTCGCTGGCCAACGTCGTGGCGCTGGAGGAGCTGCTGCATGTCGGCGGTGAGGACGGCGACGGTCTCAGCTTCATGGACACGCTGGAGGACACCGCCGCCGACAATCCGGTGGAGGTGGCCGAGGACCGGGAGCTGCGCCGGTTCCTGGCACGGGCGATCAACACGCTGCCCGAGCGGGAGAAGACCGTGGTCACGCTGTACTACTACGAGGGCCTCACCCTGGCCGAGATTGGCAATGTGCTCGGGGTGACCGAAAGTCGCGTCAGCCAGATCCACACCAAGTCCGTGCTCCAGCTGCGCGCCAAACTTGCGGGCTTCGGGCGTTGA
- the dprA gene encoding DNA-processing protein DprA: MSVGGGPDEELLARVFLSRVVEPGDETTGRWVREFGLAEVVRRLREDGAPLPGVGDQRWAGLRARAGRAEPERDLAVAREAGVRFVCPGAAEWPGQLDDLGDARPLGLWVGGRPSLRMWALRSVAVVGARACTEYGAHMAATLAAGLAERGWVVVSGGAYGVDGAAHRGALGAGGATVAVLACGLDRPYPRGHARLINRIAEQGLLVGELPPGDHPTPSRFIVRNRVIAALTRGTVVIEAAHRSGSLVTARAAQRLGRHTMGVPGPTTSGLSAGVHELLRGEATLITDAAEVVELVGGIGELAPDRRGPVLPRDLLAPDVRSVLAALPARRAATAEEIARSTPTTEDAAIARLYELRALGYVERHGDGWKLTRQAVISVRGVPKRC; this comes from the coding sequence ATGAGCGTCGGCGGCGGTCCGGACGAGGAGTTGCTGGCCCGGGTCTTCCTCTCCCGGGTCGTCGAGCCCGGCGACGAGACGACGGGGCGGTGGGTGCGGGAGTTCGGGCTCGCGGAGGTGGTCCGGCGGCTGCGGGAGGACGGCGCTCCCCTGCCCGGAGTGGGGGACCAGCGGTGGGCGGGGCTCCGAGCCCGTGCCGGGCGGGCGGAGCCGGAGCGGGATCTCGCCGTCGCGCGCGAGGCAGGAGTGCGCTTCGTGTGCCCGGGGGCGGCGGAGTGGCCGGGGCAGCTCGACGACCTGGGGGACGCCAGGCCGCTGGGGCTGTGGGTGGGCGGGCGGCCCAGCCTGCGGATGTGGGCGCTGAGGTCCGTCGCCGTCGTCGGCGCCCGTGCCTGCACCGAGTACGGGGCACACATGGCGGCCACCCTCGCCGCGGGGCTCGCCGAGCGCGGCTGGGTGGTGGTCTCCGGCGGTGCGTACGGCGTGGACGGTGCCGCGCACCGCGGTGCGCTCGGCGCGGGCGGTGCCACCGTCGCCGTGCTCGCCTGCGGCCTGGACCGGCCCTATCCGCGGGGCCACGCCCGGTTGATCAACAGAATCGCGGAGCAGGGACTGCTGGTCGGCGAACTGCCGCCCGGTGATCATCCGACGCCCAGCCGGTTCATCGTCAGGAACCGAGTGATCGCCGCACTCACCCGGGGGACGGTCGTCATCGAGGCCGCCCACCGGAGCGGCTCACTCGTCACGGCACGTGCCGCACAGCGATTGGGACGTCACACGATGGGAGTGCCCGGCCCCACCACCAGCGGGCTGTCCGCCGGCGTGCACGAACTGCTGCGCGGGGAGGCCACCCTCATCACCGACGCCGCGGAAGTCGTGGAGCTGGTGGGCGGTATCGGGGAGCTGGCACCGGACCGGCGCGGACCGGTGCTGCCGCGGGATCTGCTCGCGCCCGACGTCCGCAGTGTCCTGGCCGCGCTGCCCGCCCGCCGCGCCGCGACGGCCGAGGAGATCGCGCGCTCCACCCCGACCACGGAGGACGCCGCCATCGCGAGACTGTACGAACTGAGAGCACTTGGTTACGTCGAACGACACGGCGATGGCTGGAAGTTGACACGCCAGGCCGTGATCTCCGTTCGAGGCGTTCCGAAACGATGTTGA